From the Heliangelus exortis chromosome 14, bHelExo1.hap1, whole genome shotgun sequence genome, one window contains:
- the LOC139802642 gene encoding gap junction beta-1 protein-like → MNWAGLYTVLSGVNRHSTAIGRIWLSVIFIFRIMVLVVAAESVWGDEKSSFTCNTQQPGCNSVCYDHFFPISHIRLWALQLILVTTPALLVAMHVAYQQHQEKKLLVLTGHADPKHMEEVKKHKMRISGSLWWTYVCSVVFRLLFEAVFMYIFYMLYPGYQMVRLVKCEAYPCPNTVDCFISRPTEKTIFTVFMLVTSSICIVLNVAELVYLVVRACARRGQHNSNPSSGKGSFYGHKLSSEYKQNEINQLLTEQDGSLKDMLRRNPGLQEKGDRCSAC, encoded by the coding sequence ATGAACTGGGCCGGACTCTACACGGTGCTGAGCGGAGTGAACCGCCACTCCACCGCCATCGGGCGCATCTGGCTCTCTGTCATCTTCATCTTCCGGATAatggtgctggtggtggcagCTGAGAGTGTCTGGGGGGATGAGAAGTCTTCCTTTACCTGCAacacccagcagcctggctgcaaCAGCGTCTGCTATGACCACTTCTTCCCCATCTCACACATCCGTCTGTGGGCCCTACAGCTCATCCTTGTCACCACACCAGCCCTCCTCGTGGCCATGCATGTGGCCtatcagcagcaccaggagaagaagctgctggtgctgaCGGGACACGCAGACCCCAAGCACATGGAGGAGGTGAAGAAGCACAAGATGCGCATATCCGGTTCACTGTGGTGGACTTACGTCTGCAGTGTGGTCTTCAGGCTGCTCTTTGAGGCTGTGTTCATGTACATCTTCTACATGCTCTACCCAGGCTACCAGATGGTACGTTTGGTCAAGTGCGAGGCTTACCCCTGCCCCAACACTGTCGACTGTTTCATCTCCCGACCCACCGAGAAGACCATCTTCACCGTCTTCATGCTGGTCACCTCCAGCATCTGCATTGTCCTCAATGTGGCAGAGCTGGTCTACCTGGTAGTGCGGGCCTGTGCCCGCCGAGGCCAGCACAACTCCAACCCCTCATCGGGGAAAGGCTCCTTCTATGGGCACAAGCTCTCCTCTGAGTACAAGCAGAACGAGATCAACCAGCTGCTGACGGAGCAGGATGGCTCTCTCAAGGACATGCTGCGCCGCaacccagggctgcaggagaagggtGACCGCTGCTCTGCCTGTTAG